A genomic segment from Paenibacillus sp. FSL K6-1096 encodes:
- a CDS encoding discoidin domain-containing protein, with translation MRNKYTVWSLVVTLIISTLFMAAGPLTRSSAAGGPNLTLNKTITSSGQSQNYTPDNVKDSNQSTYWESANSAFPQWIQVDLGSLTSIDQLVLKLPASWETRTQTLAVQGSTNGSNYTDIVGSAAYEFNPGVAGNSVTIDFAAANTRYVRLLFSANTGWPAGQLSELEIYGSSSPTATPAASPLPAGTYEAEAAALSGGARVNTDHTGFSGTGFVDNYLAQGPATTFTVNVTAAGSRNVTLRYANATGSSMTVSIYVNGVKLRQTSLPNLANWDTWGTKAEVLPLNAGSNTIAYKYDAGDTGNVNLDLITVADTVTATPTPVPTASPTAAPTATPVQTATPAPTATPVPTATASPGTNIAIGKAISASSTTQNYAASNANDNNTGTYWEGNGNPSTLTLDLGANHNITSIVLKLNPAAEWATRTQNIQVLGQNQNSSAFSNLVSAQTYTFNPASGNTVTIPVTATVQRLQLNIASNSGAPAGQIAEFQVYGTPAPNPDLTITGLSWTPASPLESSAVTLNAVVKNIGNAAAPATTVNFYLNGELAGSAPVTALAAGASATVSLNAGMKPAGTYTLNAKVDEAGQVIEQNDSNNSYTNASPLVIAPVSSSDLVGTTSWSPSTPSAGSSVAFTVNLKNQGNLASASGSHGVTVVLKNSSGATVQTFTGSYSGVIAAGASVNVTLPGTWSAVNGNYTVTMTIAADANEVTAKQGNNVQNANLVVYAMRGASVPYSRYDTEDATRGGSAVVKSAPNFDQSLTASEASGQSYIALPSNGSYAQWTVRPGQGGAGVTMRFTMPDSADGMGLTGALDVYVNGTKAKTISLTSYYAWQYFSGDQPGDAPSAGRPLFRFDEVHWKLDTPLQPGDTIRIQKNNGDNLEYGVDFLEIEPVPAAIARPANAVSVTDFGAVAGDGQDDLAAFNSAVAAAVAGGKTLYIPAGTFNLSSMWVIGSVNNMINNITITGAGYWHTNLQFTNPNAAGGGISFRVQGKLDFSNLYMNSNLRSRYNQNAIYKGLMDNFGNNSVIHEVWIEHFECGMWVGDYARTPAIFANNLLVENSRIRNNLADGINFSQGTSNSTVRNTNVRNNGDDGLAVWPSNTFGAPDAVNNTFSYNTIENNWRAGGIGIFGGSGHKADHNYIIDTVGGSGIRLNTTFPGAHFNNNTGMVFSDTTIINSGTSQDLYNGERGAIDLEASSDPIKNITFTNIDIINTQRDAIQFGYGGGFSNIVFNNININGTGLDGVTTSRFSGAHKGAAIYTYTGNGSATFNNLTTSNIAYPSLYYIQSGFGLLIQ, from the coding sequence ATGCGTAACAAGTATACTGTATGGTCGCTAGTAGTCACGCTGATCATCTCAACGCTGTTTATGGCCGCAGGACCGCTGACCCGCTCGTCGGCTGCGGGTGGGCCGAATCTGACGCTGAACAAAACCATCACATCCAGCGGGCAATCGCAGAATTATACGCCGGATAACGTGAAGGACAGTAACCAGAGCACCTATTGGGAGAGTGCTAACAGTGCTTTTCCCCAGTGGATTCAGGTGGATCTGGGATCGCTTACCAGCATTGACCAGCTTGTGCTGAAGCTGCCGGCCAGCTGGGAGACACGGACGCAGACGCTGGCGGTGCAGGGCAGCACGAACGGCTCCAATTATACCGATATCGTCGGCTCTGCTGCGTATGAATTTAATCCTGGAGTGGCGGGCAACAGTGTTACCATTGACTTCGCCGCTGCCAATACGCGTTATGTCCGTCTCCTGTTCAGCGCGAACACGGGATGGCCGGCAGGGCAGTTGTCCGAGCTTGAGATTTACGGCTCCAGCAGTCCAACCGCTACACCTGCTGCTAGCCCTCTTCCAGCCGGAACCTATGAAGCAGAGGCCGCTGCCCTCTCCGGCGGAGCCAGAGTGAACACCGATCATACGGGATTCTCGGGCACAGGCTTTGTCGACAACTACCTGGCCCAAGGTCCGGCAACAACCTTCACGGTCAATGTTACGGCAGCCGGATCGCGCAATGTGACGCTGCGGTATGCCAATGCGACTGGCAGCAGCATGACGGTCAGCATCTATGTGAACGGGGTCAAGCTGCGGCAGACGAGCTTACCTAATCTGGCGAACTGGGATACCTGGGGCACGAAGGCTGAAGTACTCCCGCTGAATGCCGGCAGCAATACGATTGCCTATAAATATGATGCAGGAGATACGGGGAACGTCAATCTGGATCTGATCACGGTAGCCGACACTGTGACTGCTACGCCAACCCCTGTACCTACAGCATCTCCTACAGCTGCACCTACCGCCACACCTGTGCAGACAGCCACACCGGCACCTACGGCTACACCTGTTCCAACAGCAACTGCATCCCCAGGGACGAACATTGCTATCGGCAAAGCGATCAGCGCTTCCTCCACCACCCAGAATTACGCCGCAAGCAATGCTAACGACAATAACACGGGAACCTATTGGGAAGGAAACGGCAATCCCAGTACCTTAACGCTTGATCTTGGTGCCAATCATAATATTACGTCCATTGTGCTGAAGCTCAACCCGGCTGCAGAATGGGCTACCCGCACCCAGAATATTCAGGTTCTGGGCCAGAATCAGAACAGTTCGGCCTTCAGCAATCTGGTATCCGCCCAGACCTACACCTTCAATCCGGCTTCCGGCAATACAGTCACGATTCCGGTTACGGCTACGGTTCAGCGGCTCCAGCTGAATATTGCCTCCAACTCCGGCGCACCTGCCGGACAAATTGCCGAATTCCAGGTCTATGGCACACCGGCGCCGAACCCGGACCTGACGATTACAGGCCTAAGCTGGACGCCAGCGTCTCCGTTGGAGAGCAGTGCGGTAACCCTGAACGCAGTGGTGAAAAATATCGGGAATGCCGCAGCCCCAGCCACCACCGTTAACTTCTATCTGAACGGCGAGCTGGCCGGCTCTGCACCGGTAACAGCATTGGCGGCCGGTGCTTCGGCTACCGTATCCTTGAATGCCGGAATGAAGCCTGCCGGAACTTATACGCTCAATGCCAAGGTGGATGAGGCGGGCCAGGTCATTGAGCAGAATGACAGCAACAACAGCTACACGAATGCATCACCGCTGGTGATTGCACCTGTATCCAGCTCGGATCTGGTGGGGACCACATCGTGGTCACCATCCACACCGTCGGCAGGCAGCAGTGTAGCATTCACAGTGAATCTTAAGAATCAGGGCAATCTCGCATCCGCAAGCGGTTCGCATGGCGTTACCGTTGTGCTGAAGAACTCGTCCGGCGCGACCGTACAGACTTTTACCGGCTCATACAGCGGTGTGATTGCAGCCGGAGCTTCTGTGAATGTCACCCTTCCGGGCACCTGGAGCGCAGTGAACGGAAACTACACGGTTACTATGACCATTGCCGCAGATGCCAATGAGGTGACCGCCAAGCAGGGCAATAATGTACAAAATGCCAATCTCGTCGTCTATGCCATGCGCGGAGCCAGTGTCCCGTACAGCCGTTATGATACGGAGGATGCAACGCGCGGCGGTTCTGCGGTGGTGAAATCCGCACCGAATTTCGATCAGTCGCTAACAGCTTCGGAGGCTTCAGGCCAGAGCTACATCGCCCTGCCGTCAAACGGCTCTTATGCCCAGTGGACGGTCAGACCCGGCCAGGGCGGTGCCGGTGTTACTATGAGATTCACAATGCCGGACTCGGCAGACGGCATGGGCCTTACCGGTGCGCTTGATGTATACGTCAATGGAACCAAGGCCAAAACCATTTCGCTCACCTCTTACTATGCATGGCAATACTTCTCCGGAGACCAGCCGGGCGATGCGCCAAGCGCCGGACGTCCGCTGTTCCGGTTCGATGAAGTCCACTGGAAGCTGGATACACCGCTGCAGCCAGGTGACACGATACGGATTCAGAAGAATAACGGGGACAATCTGGAGTATGGGGTCGATTTCCTGGAGATCGAGCCTGTTCCGGCAGCCATTGCCCGCCCGGCGAACGCTGTATCGGTCACCGATTTCGGAGCCGTCGCCGGGGATGGGCAGGATGATCTTGCCGCATTCAACAGTGCAGTAGCTGCGGCTGTAGCTGGAGGGAAAACACTCTACATTCCGGCGGGAACCTTCAACCTCAGCAGCATGTGGGTCATTGGCTCAGTGAACAACATGATTAACAACATCACGATAACAGGGGCCGGCTACTGGCATACGAATCTGCAATTTACGAATCCGAACGCAGCGGGCGGAGGCATCTCCTTCCGCGTCCAGGGCAAGCTGGATTTCAGCAACTTGTATATGAACTCGAATCTGCGGTCCCGCTACAACCAGAATGCCATCTACAAAGGACTGATGGATAACTTCGGCAACAACTCGGTAATCCATGAGGTGTGGATTGAGCATTTTGAATGCGGCATGTGGGTGGGGGATTATGCGCGGACGCCGGCGATTTTTGCGAACAATCTGCTTGTCGAGAACAGCCGCATCCGCAACAATCTGGCGGACGGCATCAACTTCTCCCAAGGGACCAGCAACTCCACCGTCCGCAATACGAATGTGCGCAATAACGGGGATGACGGTCTGGCGGTTTGGCCGAGCAACACGTTTGGGGCACCGGATGCGGTGAACAATACGTTTTCGTACAATACGATTGAGAATAACTGGCGTGCCGGCGGCATCGGCATCTTCGGAGGCAGCGGCCACAAGGCGGATCACAACTACATTATCGACACGGTCGGCGGCTCCGGCATCCGTCTGAATACGACCTTCCCGGGTGCGCATTTCAACAACAATACAGGAATGGTATTCTCGGATACGACCATTATCAACAGCGGCACCAGCCAAGACCTGTATAACGGGGAACGCGGCGCGATTGATCTCGAAGCATCCAGTGACCCGATCAAGAATATTACCTTCACCAACATCGACATCATCAACACCCAGCGCGATGCAATCCAGTTCGGCTATGGGGGCGGCTTCTCCAATATTGTGTTCAACAACATCAACATCAACGGCACCGGACTCGATGGAGTAACTACCTCGCGGTTCTCCGGCGCTCATAAAGGAGCAGCTATCTACACGTATACCGGCAACGGCTCGGCTACTTTTAACAACTTGACGACCAGCAATATTGCCTATCCGAGCCTGTACTACATTCAGAGCGGGTTCGGGCTGTTGATTCAGTGA
- a CDS encoding chromosome condensation regulator encodes MNTDSSSAIAAGYRHSVLLLPDGTVSACGENTYGQCEVSGWRNIVAVAAGNAHTGNSHTVGLQSDGTVIAAGWNKHDQCNVSGWRDIVAIAAGWRRTVGLKTDGTVVAAGRNNEGQCEVSGWQDIVAVTAGDWHTVGLRADGTVAAAGNNRYGQLKAGGWQKITMAAAGYLHTVGLRADGTVAAAGLNKRGQCEVGGWCSITAVAAGSHHTVGLQSDGTVIASGWNEYGQCEVSGWSDIVAIAAGCTHTLGLRSDGIVVAAGSNAYGQCDTSALLSSQSSSS; translated from the coding sequence ATGAATACGGATTCATCATCCGCTATTGCGGCGGGTTACCGGCACTCTGTACTGCTCTTGCCCGATGGGACAGTCAGTGCGTGCGGCGAGAATACATACGGACAATGTGAAGTGAGCGGCTGGCGCAATATTGTTGCAGTGGCTGCGGGCAATGCCCATACAGGCAACTCACATACGGTAGGCCTTCAATCTGACGGTACGGTGATAGCGGCAGGCTGGAACAAGCATGACCAATGCAATGTCAGCGGCTGGCGCGATATTGTGGCTATTGCCGCAGGCTGGCGGCGCACGGTTGGTTTGAAGACCGACGGCACAGTAGTTGCGGCTGGGCGGAACAATGAGGGCCAATGCGAAGTCAGCGGCTGGCAGGACATCGTTGCAGTGACAGCGGGGGACTGGCATACGGTAGGACTCCGGGCGGACGGAACAGTGGCTGCTGCGGGGAACAACCGCTATGGACAATTGAAGGCCGGCGGCTGGCAAAAGATTACGATGGCCGCAGCGGGCTACCTGCATACGGTTGGACTCCGGGCGGATGGCACTGTCGCTGCGGCAGGCCTGAATAAGCGCGGCCAATGCGAGGTTGGCGGCTGGTGCAGCATTACGGCGGTTGCCGCAGGCAGCCATCATACAGTGGGCCTGCAATCTGACGGAACAGTGATAGCGTCTGGATGGAATGAATACGGGCAATGCGAGGTAAGCGGCTGGTCAGATATTGTTGCTATTGCGGCAGGCTGCACCCACACGCTCGGTCTCCGGTCGGATGGCATAGTGGTTGCGGCGGGGAGTAATGCTTATGGGCAATGTGATACATCAGCTCTGCTGAGCAGCCAGTCCTCCTCATCTTAA
- a CDS encoding sensor histidine kinase KdpD, with translation MTGQITAAKRRGRLTIFFGYVPGSGITGAMLDAARIEQQHGVKVAVGCIAALGRAEAAERLAGLEQLAPLEVAVNGITLQEFDLDRAIRRRPELILLDELAHTNAPGLRHKRRYQDVEELLRAGINVYTTITIEHMETLADAVASITGILVAERIPDSVFGSAERVEFIDIAPADWLDRLKKGRIYPAEEQQQQAAELYTLPKLMALRDIALRYTADQQKRIAQRVGEGAAAEDMNAKEHILVCLSSAVSSRKVIRTAARMADSLHAEFTALFVETSRTKELTVKSKAELRENLRLAEQLGAQVATVYGEDVPGQIAEYARTSRVTKILLGHSQHRSRWPSAAPFIDKLTAAAPGMDIYIIPDHGSAVCQGVRPYTKPPLLSLTDTATTLGILLVCTLIGLWFKSLGFSEANIITVYILGVLLDAMVTKGRLYSAVTSILSVLVFNYFFTEPYFSLRAYDSGYPVTFLVMLSASFITSTLTLRVKEQARESAQKAYRTEVLLETSRKLQQAKDTPAIINETALQMLKLLDRSVIIYEVDEGGLTEPQVYTKAGSAADASEYTTEAERKVAGWVLRNNKRAGASTDTFSSAHGLYHAVRSGDTVFAVAGIVMEQEEPLEVFEKSLMIAMLGECALALEKDKLNEKQKEISLQIRQEQLRTNLLRGISHDLRTPLTSISGNAGILIGNSAVLSEEQKQELYSDIYDDSMWLINLVENLLSITRLDNGAIHLQMQAELLEEVIAEALLHVNRHKVDHVIRVLLTDELLMARMDSRLIIQVIINLVDNAIKYSGAGSHITISAKREKGLVVVEVADDGPGISAEAKAKVFEMFYTADNVRGDGRRGLGLGLALCKSIIHAHGGQIEILDHAPQGTVFRFTLLAEEVNVHE, from the coding sequence ATGACAGGGCAGATAACAGCGGCAAAACGGCGGGGCCGGCTGACTATATTCTTCGGTTATGTACCCGGCTCTGGGATAACCGGCGCCATGCTGGATGCCGCCCGTATAGAGCAGCAACATGGGGTAAAGGTAGCTGTTGGCTGTATAGCTGCCCTTGGCCGGGCGGAAGCCGCAGAGCGGCTTGCCGGGCTGGAGCAGCTGGCGCCCCTGGAAGTGGCTGTGAACGGAATAACCCTGCAGGAATTCGACCTCGACCGGGCGATCCGCAGGCGGCCGGAGCTGATCCTGCTGGATGAGCTGGCCCACACCAACGCTCCGGGACTACGCCACAAAAGGCGGTATCAGGACGTTGAGGAGCTGCTGCGTGCAGGCATCAACGTCTATACTACGATAACGATTGAGCATATGGAGACGCTGGCGGACGCGGTTGCTTCCATAACAGGCATCCTTGTGGCCGAGCGGATTCCTGACAGTGTATTCGGCAGTGCCGAACGGGTGGAGTTCATCGACATCGCGCCGGCCGACTGGCTGGACCGCCTGAAGAAGGGCCGTATCTATCCAGCCGAAGAACAGCAGCAACAGGCTGCGGAGCTGTACACCCTCCCGAAGCTGATGGCCCTGCGGGACATCGCCTTGCGCTATACAGCAGACCAGCAGAAGCGGATTGCCCAGCGGGTTGGGGAGGGGGCAGCTGCGGAAGATATGAACGCCAAGGAGCATATCCTGGTCTGTCTATCCTCCGCCGTGTCCAGCAGGAAGGTCATCCGGACGGCAGCCAGAATGGCGGACAGCCTGCACGCGGAGTTCACCGCGCTGTTCGTGGAGACATCCAGAACGAAGGAATTAACCGTGAAAAGCAAGGCGGAGCTGCGGGAGAATCTGAGGCTGGCCGAGCAGCTTGGCGCTCAGGTGGCGACCGTCTACGGAGAGGATGTGCCGGGACAAATTGCGGAATACGCCAGAACGAGCCGCGTCACCAAAATCCTCCTCGGACATTCGCAGCACCGGAGCCGCTGGCCGTCTGCGGCCCCTTTTATCGATAAGCTGACTGCCGCCGCTCCGGGGATGGATATTTATATTATCCCGGATCATGGGTCTGCCGTCTGTCAAGGGGTACGGCCCTACACGAAGCCTCCGCTGCTGTCGCTGACGGATACAGCTACCACCCTGGGTATTCTGCTGGTCTGTACACTAATTGGTTTATGGTTCAAGAGCCTCGGCTTCAGTGAAGCGAATATTATCACCGTCTATATTCTCGGTGTCCTGCTGGACGCGATGGTGACCAAGGGGCGGCTGTACAGCGCGGTGACTTCGATTTTGAGCGTGCTGGTGTTTAATTATTTTTTCACCGAGCCTTATTTCTCGTTGCGGGCCTATGATTCCGGCTATCCGGTGACGTTCCTCGTCATGCTATCGGCTTCTTTCATCACCAGTACGCTGACGCTGCGGGTCAAAGAGCAGGCGCGGGAATCGGCGCAGAAGGCTTACCGGACTGAGGTGCTGCTGGAGACCAGCCGCAAGCTGCAGCAGGCGAAGGATACCCCGGCGATTATCAACGAGACGGCGCTGCAAATGCTGAAGCTGCTGGACCGGAGCGTAATTATCTATGAGGTGGACGAAGGCGGGCTCACTGAGCCGCAGGTCTATACGAAGGCCGGAAGCGCTGCGGATGCCAGCGAGTATACAACAGAAGCGGAACGCAAGGTTGCCGGGTGGGTGCTGCGGAACAATAAACGGGCAGGCGCGTCCACTGATACGTTCTCATCGGCCCATGGCCTGTATCATGCGGTGCGCAGCGGTGACACGGTGTTCGCGGTGGCGGGGATTGTGATGGAGCAGGAGGAGCCGCTGGAGGTTTTTGAGAAAAGCCTGATGATCGCTATGCTGGGAGAATGCGCCCTCGCCCTGGAGAAAGACAAGCTGAATGAGAAGCAGAAGGAAATCTCCCTGCAAATCCGCCAGGAGCAGCTCCGCACCAATCTGCTGCGCGGCATCTCGCATGATCTGCGCACGCCGCTGACCAGTATTTCCGGTAATGCAGGCATCCTCATCGGCAACTCGGCAGTGCTCAGTGAGGAGCAGAAGCAGGAGTTGTACAGTGACATCTATGACGATTCCATGTGGCTGATCAATCTGGTGGAGAATCTGCTTTCCATTACCCGGCTCGACAATGGAGCGATTCATCTGCAAATGCAGGCAGAGCTGCTGGAGGAAGTGATCGCAGAAGCGCTGCTGCATGTGAACCGCCATAAGGTTGACCATGTGATCCGGGTGCTGCTCACGGATGAGCTGCTGATGGCGCGGATGGATTCACGGCTGATTATTCAGGTGATCATCAATCTGGTGGATAATGCAATTAAGTACAGCGGGGCCGGGTCACATATTACGATTTCAGCCAAAAGAGAGAAGGGGCTGGTAGTAGTAGAGGTCGCCGATGACGGTCCGGGAATCTCTGCTGAAGCAAAGGCCAAGGTGTTCGAGATGTTCTACACGGCCGATAATGTGCGGGGAGACGGCAGGCGCGGGCTGGGCCTCGGGCTGGCGTTATGCAAATCGATCATTCATGCCCACGGCGGCCAAATTGAGATACTAGATCATGCACCGCAGGGGACGGTCTTCCGCTTCACCCTGCTGGCAGAGGAGGTGAATGTCCATGAATAA
- a CDS encoding response regulator transcription factor: MNKPMILVVEDDKPIRKLITTTLETQGYKYHTAETGEASILEAVSSQPDLMILDLGLPDMDGVEIIRKVRAWSNLPIIVVSARSEDRDKIEALDAGADDYLTKPFSVDELLARLRVSLRRIRGDSEKLMRDASVFTNGNLRIDYAAGCVWLEEEEIHLTPIEYKLLCLLAKNVGKVLTHNYILHEIWGSPTYDIPALRVFMATLRKKIERSPSQPKVIQTHIGVGYRMLQAGDDNRGI; the protein is encoded by the coding sequence ATGAATAAACCGATGATTCTGGTCGTGGAGGACGACAAGCCAATCCGCAAGCTGATTACGACAACCCTGGAGACGCAAGGATATAAATATCATACGGCCGAGACGGGCGAAGCCTCAATTCTGGAGGCGGTGTCCAGCCAGCCGGATCTCATGATTCTGGATCTGGGCCTGCCGGATATGGACGGCGTTGAGATTATCCGCAAGGTCCGGGCCTGGTCGAACCTGCCGATTATTGTGGTCAGCGCCCGCAGTGAGGACCGCGATAAAATCGAAGCGCTGGACGCCGGGGCCGATGACTATCTGACCAAGCCCTTCAGCGTGGATGAGCTGCTGGCCAGACTGCGGGTCAGCCTGCGGCGCATCCGGGGAGACAGCGAGAAGCTGATGAGGGATGCGTCTGTTTTTACGAACGGTAATCTGAGAATTGACTATGCGGCGGGCTGTGTCTGGCTGGAGGAGGAGGAAATCCACCTGACCCCCATCGAGTATAAACTGCTGTGTCTGCTGGCCAAGAATGTGGGCAAGGTACTGACCCATAATTATATCCTGCATGAAATCTGGGGCAGTCCCACCTATGACATTCCGGCCCTGCGGGTATTCATGGCTACGCTCCGCAAGAAGATCGAGCGCAGCCCTTCCCAGCCGAAGGTGATCCAGACCCATATCGGCGTGGGCTACCGGATGCTGCAGGCGGGGGACGACAACAGGGGGATCTGA